One Salvia splendens isolate huo1 chromosome 12, SspV2, whole genome shotgun sequence genomic window carries:
- the LOC121759547 gene encoding peptidyl-prolyl cis-trans isomerase FKBP16-1, chloroplastic-like isoform X2 — protein MAAFEGRLLLPLLSAFSSSSVRATKLVCVQTKLDMEDAYPSIVAVKVARRAILGIVGVNVVLGKFCAARAAPMQDMKEPDVLRTLKLPSGVIIQVEGKGKEADEEDTVQFNYVCRRSNGYFVHSTVSQFSGESSPVILRLGDEQMIKGLKEVLSGMKVGGKRRALIPPSVGYTSEALQPIPEEFGPRRSLLSHAKEPLIFEVQLLKLL, from the exons TGTAAGGGCAACTAAGCTGGTTTGTGTGCAAACGAAGCTGGACATGGAGGATGCTTATCCATCCATTGTAGCAGTTAAGGTAGCAAGAAGAGCAATTTTGGGGATTGTTGGAGTTAATGTGGTCCTTGGTAAATTTTGTGCTGCTCGTGCTGCACCGATGCAGGACATGAAAGAACCGGATGTTCTCAG GACACTGAAGCTTCCTAGTGGGGTCATAATACAAG TTGAAGGAAAAGGGAAAGAAGCTGACGAAGAAGATACCGTGCAATTCAATTATGTATGCAGGAGGTCAAATGGATATTTTGTCCACAG CACCGTCAGTCAGTTCAGCGGAGAAAGTTCTCCAGTCATACTCCGTCTGGGTGACGAGCAG ATGATAAAAGGTCTCAAGGAGGTTTTGAGTGGAATGAAGGTTGGAG GAAAACGACGAGCTTTAATACCTCCTTCAGTCGGATATACTAGCGAAGCTTTACAACCGATTCCTGAAGAg TTTGGTCCTCGTCGAAGCCTTCTGTCTCATGCGAAGGAGCCTTTAATTTTTGAGGTGCAACTCTTGAAGCTTCTTTGA
- the LOC121759547 gene encoding peptidyl-prolyl cis-trans isomerase FKBP16-1, chloroplastic-like isoform X1, with protein sequence MAAFEGRLLLPLLSAFSSSSVRATKLVCVQTKLDMEDAYPSIVAVKVARRAILGIVGVNVVLGKFCAARAAPMQDMKEPDVLRTLKLPSGVIIQDIVEGKGKEADEEDTVQFNYVCRRSNGYFVHSTVSQFSGESSPVILRLGDEQMIKGLKEVLSGMKVGGKRRALIPPSVGYTSEALQPIPEEFGPRRSLLSHAKEPLIFEVQLLKLL encoded by the exons TGTAAGGGCAACTAAGCTGGTTTGTGTGCAAACGAAGCTGGACATGGAGGATGCTTATCCATCCATTGTAGCAGTTAAGGTAGCAAGAAGAGCAATTTTGGGGATTGTTGGAGTTAATGTGGTCCTTGGTAAATTTTGTGCTGCTCGTGCTGCACCGATGCAGGACATGAAAGAACCGGATGTTCTCAG GACACTGAAGCTTCCTAGTGGGGTCATAATACAAG ACATAGTTGAAGGAAAAGGGAAAGAAGCTGACGAAGAAGATACCGTGCAATTCAATTATGTATGCAGGAGGTCAAATGGATATTTTGTCCACAG CACCGTCAGTCAGTTCAGCGGAGAAAGTTCTCCAGTCATACTCCGTCTGGGTGACGAGCAG ATGATAAAAGGTCTCAAGGAGGTTTTGAGTGGAATGAAGGTTGGAG GAAAACGACGAGCTTTAATACCTCCTTCAGTCGGATATACTAGCGAAGCTTTACAACCGATTCCTGAAGAg TTTGGTCCTCGTCGAAGCCTTCTGTCTCATGCGAAGGAGCCTTTAATTTTTGAGGTGCAACTCTTGAAGCTTCTTTGA